One genomic window of Bacillus mycoides includes the following:
- a CDS encoding ATP-binding protein → MEKGNIFEKEEIKALIIFLSLFFVIFFAYDFAEKAMVLLADKNQKLADVFGEGLGLWLYSLMVGLFFIGLYFMKWKKPYIVKYIILIGYNILDFINNFIIYYGSDAEFDGGNIVEGFFILFAPIFVNKRYFWLVAGTIVGKYALMGFVVQSFIVLIPIALYSVFVIICWIIFLRFQSYVRTLEMMDKEIQNVEKLAMVGKMATVIGDKIRRPLEKLKKLVNKQAKKYPEDKIYSEIMRQEVERIYTIATELNGFEKSKSVESETHNIKEIISYVIRVMEKPALEQGIKMHAIYSKDMPSITCDEKRLKQVFFNLIKNAIEAMSVGGTITVKVIVEDVIIVQIIDEGCGIPKDKIPKLNEAFYTTKETGTGLGLVVTEKIIKDHHGKLNFESQVGVGTTVEIMLPI, encoded by the coding sequence ATGGAAAAAGGCAATATATTTGAAAAGGAAGAGATAAAGGCATTAATAATATTTTTAAGCTTATTCTTCGTTATATTTTTTGCATATGATTTTGCTGAAAAGGCGATGGTCCTTTTAGCAGATAAAAATCAAAAACTAGCAGATGTTTTTGGAGAAGGATTAGGTTTATGGCTATATAGTTTGATGGTTGGATTATTCTTTATAGGACTTTATTTTATGAAATGGAAAAAGCCGTATATTGTGAAGTATATTATTTTAATTGGCTATAATATATTGGATTTTATTAATAACTTCATTATTTATTACGGAAGTGATGCGGAATTTGATGGCGGGAATATAGTAGAAGGATTCTTTATTTTATTTGCACCGATATTTGTGAATAAGAGGTACTTTTGGTTAGTTGCCGGAACTATTGTTGGAAAATATGCACTTATGGGATTCGTTGTTCAATCCTTTATCGTTCTTATCCCAATAGCATTATATAGCGTGTTTGTTATTATATGTTGGATTATATTTTTAAGATTCCAATCTTACGTTCGTACACTTGAAATGATGGACAAAGAAATACAAAATGTAGAAAAATTAGCGATGGTTGGAAAAATGGCAACAGTAATTGGTGATAAGATTAGAAGACCGTTAGAGAAATTGAAAAAACTTGTGAATAAGCAAGCGAAAAAATATCCAGAAGATAAGATTTATAGTGAAATTATGAGACAGGAAGTAGAGCGAATTTATACAATTGCTACAGAACTAAATGGGTTTGAGAAATCTAAATCGGTAGAATCCGAAACTCATAATATTAAAGAAATCATCTCTTATGTTATCAGGGTTATGGAAAAGCCAGCTTTAGAACAAGGGATAAAAATGCATGCTATTTATAGTAAAGACATGCCTTCAATTACATGTGATGAGAAACGATTGAAACAAGTATTTTTTAATTTAATTAAAAATGCGATTGAAGCAATGTCAGTTGGCGGAACTATTACTGTAAAAGTTATAGTGGAAGATGTGATCATTGTTCAAATTATAGATGAGGGATGCGGTATTCCGAAAGATAAAATTCCTAAGCTAAATGAAGCTTTTTACACAACGAAAGAAACTGGAACAGGCTTAGGATTAGTAGTTACGGAAAAAATTATTAAAGATCACCACGGTAAATTGAACTTTGAAAGTCAAGTTGGAGTTGGAACGACTGTTGAGATTATGTTGCCGATTTAA
- a CDS encoding collagen-like protein encodes MYQRNCFSCDGRRNSGSIGSTGPTGTTGPTGATGPTGNAGPTGAGLQSTTAFSLAAAPNYKTGQVVTYTSSGYVVKKDAPQGFPNVSPDYIVLVEGGPTGNTGSTGNTGPTGITGPTGITGPTGNTGSTGITGPTGNTGSTGITGPTGNTGSTGITGPTGNTGSTGITGPTGNTGSTGITGPTGNTGSTGITGPTGNTGSTGITGPAGSSSAKSIVFQGTNAGFQRIAGSPGIDSNVIPYVTAGAGNIVGFAASININNLPAAVYTIDICKDVPTNLSAPTSSYILSTITLTTTDKITGTMTFSIKPTDIGSRQPQVYNPTPVPGPATVTWTSITTGNLVSRGDAISLYITPGITASAVYSVFLITDI; translated from the coding sequence ATGTACCAACGCAATTGCTTTAGTTGTGACGGTAGACGCAACAGTGGTTCTATCGGAAGCACTGGACCTACTGGTACTACAGGTCCTACTGGCGCTACAGGTCCTACTGGCAATGCCGGACCTACCGGGGCCGGTTTACAAAGTACTACCGCTTTTAGTCTAGCAGCTGCTCCTAACTATAAAACGGGACAAGTTGTGACTTACACAAGTAGCGGCTATGTTGTAAAAAAAGATGCACCTCAAGGGTTTCCGAATGTGTCCCCAGATTATATCGTATTAGTAGAAGGTGGACCTACTGGCAACACTGGTTCTACTGGCAACACTGGACCTACTGGCATCACTGGACCTACCGGCATCACTGGACCTACTGGCAACACTGGTTCTACCGGCATCACTGGACCTACTGGCAACACTGGTTCTACCGGCATCACTGGACCTACTGGCAACACTGGTTCTACCGGTATCACTGGACCTACTGGCAACACTGGTTCTACCGGCATCACTGGACCTACTGGCAACACTGGTTCTACCGGCATCACTGGACCTACTGGCAACACTGGTTCTACCGGCATCACTGGACCTACTGGCAACACTGGTTCTACCGGCATCACTGGACCTGCAGGTAGTTCATCAGCGAAAAGTATTGTTTTTCAAGGGACGAATGCTGGGTTTCAACGTATAGCAGGTTCTCCAGGAATTGATTCAAACGTTATTCCGTATGTAACTGCTGGAGCTGGGAATATAGTTGGTTTTGCTGCATCTATAAATATTAATAACTTACCCGCTGCTGTTTATACGATTGATATTTGCAAGGATGTCCCAACAAACCTCTCTGCCCCTACCTCTAGTTACATCCTATCTACTATCACTTTAACTACTACAGATAAAATTACGGGGACTATGACATTTTCAATTAAACCTACGGATATTGGCTCTAGACAACCTCAAGTGTATAACCCTACTCCAGTACCTGGACCTGCCACTGTAACTTGGACTAGTATTACAACTGGAAACCTGGTTTCGAGGGGGGATGCGATATCCCTTTATATTACCCCCGGGATTACGGCAAGTGCTGTATATTCTGTTTTTCTAATCACTGATATATAG
- a CDS encoding DMT family transporter, with amino-acid sequence MKRWGIELLILSVVIIWGINYTIAKYGLLEFTAIEFTAVRMMAAAPLLLLLTFFIEKSLYMERKDIPRLIMVSTVGIVLYQTLFMETVQYTSATNASLLISISPIFTTLFAIFLKQEKFSSRKLVGSMIAFVGATLVLVAGHSLASSFYGNGIGLITSICWGLYPVLAGPLIKKYSALRVTAWSALVGAIPLLLLSGPHVFVMPFHITHGMTLFALLYSIFFVTVFGLVMWYVGVQKIGASHTMVYMYITPLVAVLFAAVWANEYVSFQQIIGGIIIFFGLWFVKSEKIEAHSTVQEPISK; translated from the coding sequence ATGAAAAGATGGGGAATTGAGTTATTAATTTTAAGTGTCGTTATTATTTGGGGGATTAACTATACGATTGCGAAATATGGACTTTTAGAATTTACAGCGATTGAGTTTACTGCAGTTCGAATGATGGCAGCAGCACCACTACTGTTATTACTTACGTTCTTTATCGAAAAGTCACTTTATATGGAGCGAAAAGATATACCAAGATTAATCATGGTTAGCACGGTAGGTATTGTACTGTATCAAACGCTATTTATGGAGACTGTACAATATACATCCGCTACAAATGCCTCTTTACTCATTTCTATTTCACCTATTTTTACAACTTTATTTGCGATTTTCTTGAAACAAGAAAAATTTTCTTCTCGAAAGTTAGTTGGTTCCATGATTGCTTTTGTTGGTGCTACATTAGTTTTAGTAGCGGGGCATTCACTCGCTAGTTCTTTCTACGGAAATGGGATTGGACTAATTACATCGATATGCTGGGGACTTTATCCTGTTTTAGCAGGGCCATTAATAAAAAAATACTCTGCACTACGTGTTACTGCATGGTCGGCATTAGTCGGAGCGATTCCGCTCTTATTATTAAGCGGGCCACATGTATTTGTCATGCCATTTCACATTACACACGGAATGACATTGTTTGCTTTACTATATTCTATTTTCTTTGTAACAGTATTTGGTTTAGTGATGTGGTATGTTGGTGTGCAAAAAATTGGTGCGTCACATACGATGGTATATATGTATATAACACCGCTTGTAGCTGTTTTATTTGCAGCTGTATGGGCAAATGAATATGTATCGTTTCAACAAATAATCGGTGGAATTATCATTTTCTTCGGTCTATGGTTTGTGAAATCAGAGAAAATAGAAGCGCACTCTACCGTACAAGAACCTATATCAAAATAG
- a CDS encoding catalase encodes MDGRENKKIEQLQSFTKNNEGKEMTTNTGVKISNDENSLTAGDRGPTLLEDFLMREKLAHFDRERIPERVVHARGYGAHGVFELYDSLEDLTMAHFLQDPSKKTPIFIRFSEVAGSKGANETNRDVRGFAVKFYTEEGNFDLVGNNIPIFFIQDGIKFPDLIHALKPEPHNEIPQGQTAHDTFWDFIANNQESAAMMMWIMSDRTIPRSFRMMQGFGVHTFRLVNKHGKSRFVKFHWKPKLGVHSLIWDEAQKLGGADPDYHRRDLWENINAGNYPEYELGVQILEEEDEFKYDFDILDATKIWPEEDFPVKIIGKMTLNRNVDNVFAETEQVALHPGSIVRGIDFTNDPLLQGRLFSYTDTQLARVGTNYQELPINRPVCPFHNNQRDGASKYIIDKGKVAYHNNSLANNSPFTVPGTKGGFVTYPSTISGHKTRETAASFKDHFSQARLFWNSMSHVEKIHIMQAFSFELGKVKSKSVRQQVVDMIGHISTELATLVAEAVGATVPNVQESNVTNSSPALSMEHTTFSPNTLRVGVIVANGYDGQNAQYIINQFKQAGLQPVIISERLGFVQGSQNVKWEVNDTFLTGSPLLYDGLLLIGGNIDDHFLNKASSFVVESYNHFKPIGAFQNGTTIIQSLNIEGKPGVITEQNPTLLANEFIQAMTKQRFWERAY; translated from the coding sequence ATGGACGGTCGTGAAAATAAGAAGATAGAACAGTTACAATCCTTTACGAAAAACAATGAAGGAAAAGAGATGACAACGAATACGGGTGTCAAAATTTCAAATGATGAAAACTCTTTAACCGCCGGCGATCGTGGTCCTACACTTTTAGAAGATTTCCTTATGCGAGAAAAACTCGCTCATTTTGACCGTGAACGAATTCCTGAAAGAGTCGTTCATGCTCGCGGTTACGGAGCACATGGTGTTTTTGAGCTATATGATTCTTTAGAAGATTTAACAATGGCTCATTTTTTACAAGACCCATCTAAAAAGACACCTATTTTTATTCGTTTTTCTGAAGTTGCAGGATCAAAAGGTGCAAATGAAACGAACCGAGATGTACGAGGATTCGCTGTTAAGTTTTATACAGAGGAAGGAAATTTCGATTTAGTGGGTAATAACATCCCGATTTTCTTCATTCAAGATGGTATTAAATTTCCGGATCTTATTCATGCTCTTAAACCAGAGCCACATAATGAGATTCCTCAAGGACAAACAGCACATGATACTTTTTGGGACTTTATCGCCAATAATCAAGAATCAGCTGCGATGATGATGTGGATTATGTCTGACCGTACAATTCCGAGAAGTTTTCGAATGATGCAAGGGTTCGGCGTTCATACATTTCGCTTAGTTAATAAACACGGAAAGTCACGATTCGTAAAATTCCACTGGAAGCCTAAGCTTGGTGTTCACTCGTTAATTTGGGATGAAGCTCAAAAACTAGGCGGTGCTGATCCGGATTACCATCGCCGTGATTTATGGGAAAATATTAATGCTGGAAACTACCCTGAGTACGAACTTGGCGTTCAAATTTTAGAAGAAGAGGACGAATTTAAATACGATTTTGATATATTAGATGCAACAAAAATTTGGCCGGAAGAAGACTTCCCTGTTAAAATCATCGGAAAAATGACGTTAAATCGGAACGTTGATAACGTATTTGCGGAAACAGAACAAGTCGCACTGCACCCTGGAAGCATCGTCCGCGGTATCGATTTTACAAATGATCCTCTCTTACAAGGTAGACTCTTTTCTTATACAGATACGCAATTAGCCCGCGTCGGTACAAACTATCAAGAGTTACCGATTAACCGCCCGGTATGTCCTTTTCATAACAATCAAAGAGATGGTGCGTCTAAATATATAATTGATAAAGGAAAAGTCGCTTACCATAATAACTCTTTAGCTAATAACTCTCCCTTTACTGTACCTGGTACGAAAGGCGGTTTCGTTACATATCCTTCTACTATTTCCGGACATAAAACAAGAGAAACAGCCGCTAGTTTTAAAGACCATTTCTCACAAGCCCGTTTATTTTGGAATAGTATGAGCCACGTCGAAAAAATCCATATTATGCAGGCCTTCTCCTTTGAATTAGGAAAAGTAAAAAGTAAATCAGTTCGCCAACAAGTCGTAGATATGATTGGTCATATAAGTACAGAATTAGCTACTTTAGTAGCTGAAGCAGTCGGGGCAACAGTGCCAAATGTTCAAGAATCAAATGTTACAAACTCCTCACCAGCACTAAGTATGGAACATACAACATTCAGCCCAAATACATTACGAGTAGGCGTCATTGTTGCAAACGGATATGACGGTCAAAACGCACAATATATTATAAATCAATTCAAACAAGCCGGTCTTCAGCCCGTTATTATTTCCGAACGATTAGGTTTTGTGCAAGGCTCTCAAAATGTAAAGTGGGAAGTGAATGATACTTTCTTAACAGGATCACCGCTTCTTTACGATGGGCTACTTCTTATTGGCGGAAATATTGATGATCATTTTCTTAACAAAGCAAGTTCATTTGTCGTAGAATCATATAATCACTTTAAGCCAATTGGCGCTTTCCAAAACGGAACTACTATTATTCAATCTTTAAACATCGAAGGAAAACCTGGCGTTATAACAGAACAAAACCCTACCTTACTTGCAAATGAATTTATTCAGGCAATGACAAAACAGCGATTTTGGGAAAGAGCCTATTAA
- a CDS encoding ATP synthase subunit I yields the protein MISMSLRSFKIQSYYLLGILLLGWMLTPFSAHFLGAGIGLIVSMYCVWILGRRIEKLGDSIVKKTKAPTLGMFNRYAAAILGAIIMYEIEHHMVMWAFAVGIMGGYFLIVVNLGYYSMKDEEELSKS from the coding sequence ATGATTAGTATGTCATTAAGGTCGTTTAAAATTCAATCGTATTATCTACTAGGTATTCTGTTATTAGGCTGGATGTTAACACCGTTTTCAGCACATTTTCTAGGTGCAGGAATTGGACTTATTGTAAGCATGTATTGTGTTTGGATTTTAGGAAGGCGTATCGAAAAACTTGGAGATAGTATCGTAAAGAAGACGAAAGCGCCGACGCTTGGTATGTTTAATCGCTACGCAGCGGCGATCCTTGGTGCAATTATTATGTACGAAATTGAGCACCATATGGTTATGTGGGCATTTGCAGTTGGGATTATGGGTGGTTATTTCTTAATCGTTGTTAATTTAGGGTATTATAGTATGAAAGATGAAGAAGAATTATCAAAGAGCTAA
- a CDS encoding iron-sulfur cluster biosynthesis family protein, with protein sequence MYVTVTEAAYKKIMDTIPNEAKYIKLFYDNEGCGCVMSGIIDLVAVSEKDERDVDIESSVLNFIADRTKLVFMDDKLTVDWHEVGGTFQLKSPSQFYNPNMKLHVRV encoded by the coding sequence ATGTACGTTACTGTAACAGAAGCAGCATATAAAAAGATTATGGATACGATTCCAAATGAAGCGAAATATATAAAATTATTTTACGATAATGAAGGTTGCGGTTGTGTTATGAGCGGGATTATTGATTTAGTAGCCGTTTCAGAGAAAGATGAGCGCGATGTAGATATTGAATCAAGCGTACTAAACTTTATCGCAGATCGAACAAAGCTTGTATTTATGGATGATAAGTTAACAGTTGATTGGCATGAAGTTGGAGGGACTTTTCAGCTGAAGAGCCCAAGCCAGTTTTATAATCCAAATATGAAGTTACATGTTCGAGTATAG
- the pckA gene encoding phosphoenolpyruvate carboxykinase (ATP), with amino-acid sequence MSTVNVQIGLHELLNGSNAQIQLSVPQLVEKVLMRNEGKLTSTGAVSASTGKYTGRSPKDKFIVKEASVADKIAWGAVNQPISEEHFNKLYIKVLEYLKEKEELFIFKGFAGADRNYRLPIQVVNEYAWHNLFVHQLFIRPNEEELATHESEFTIVSAPNFKADPAIDGTNSEAFIMVSFEKRIVLIGGTEYAGEMKKSIFSIMNFLLPEQDILSMHCSSNVGEEGDVALFFGLSGTGKTTLSADPNRKLIGDDEHGWSDNGVFNIEGGCYAKCVNLSHEKEPQIFDAIKFGSVLENVVIDGQTRIADYNDTTLTENTRAAYPMHAIDNIVLPSVAGHPNTIIFLTADASGVLPPISKLSKEQAMYHFLSGYTSKLAGTERGVTSPQATFSTCFGSPFLPLDASRYAEMLGEKIEKHNAKVFLVNTGWTGGEYGVGKRMNLGYTRAMIQAALSGELAKAETAKHDIFGLEVPCHVPGVPDEVLMPEQTWADKDAYKAKAIELANEFKENFKKFDSVSEDIINLGGPIA; translated from the coding sequence ATGAGTACTGTGAATGTCCAAATTGGTTTACATGAATTATTGAACGGAAGCAATGCACAGATTCAATTAAGTGTTCCGCAATTAGTGGAAAAAGTATTAATGCGAAACGAAGGGAAATTAACTTCTACTGGTGCCGTTTCTGCTTCAACAGGAAAATACACAGGACGTTCTCCTAAAGATAAATTTATTGTGAAGGAAGCATCGGTTGCTGACAAAATTGCTTGGGGAGCCGTGAACCAACCGATCTCTGAAGAACATTTTAATAAATTATATATAAAAGTTTTAGAATACTTAAAAGAAAAAGAAGAGTTATTCATCTTCAAAGGATTTGCTGGCGCTGATCGCAACTATCGCCTACCAATTCAAGTTGTTAACGAATATGCATGGCATAATTTGTTCGTACATCAATTATTTATTCGTCCAAATGAAGAAGAATTAGCAACTCACGAATCAGAGTTCACAATTGTTTCTGCACCAAACTTCAAAGCAGATCCAGCAATTGACGGTACAAATTCTGAAGCATTCATTATGGTTTCATTCGAAAAACGTATCGTACTAATCGGTGGTACAGAATACGCTGGAGAAATGAAAAAATCAATCTTCTCTATTATGAACTTCTTACTACCTGAACAAGACATTCTTTCTATGCACTGTTCTTCAAACGTAGGCGAAGAAGGCGACGTAGCACTATTCTTCGGTTTATCTGGAACAGGCAAAACAACATTATCTGCTGATCCAAACCGTAAATTAATCGGTGACGATGAGCACGGTTGGTCTGATAACGGTGTATTCAATATTGAAGGCGGTTGCTATGCAAAATGTGTAAACCTTTCTCATGAGAAAGAGCCACAAATCTTCGATGCAATCAAATTTGGTTCCGTTTTAGAAAACGTTGTCATTGACGGTCAAACACGCATCGCCGACTATAACGATACTACTTTAACAGAAAATACACGTGCTGCATACCCTATGCATGCGATTGACAATATCGTACTGCCAAGTGTTGCAGGACATCCAAATACAATTATTTTCTTAACTGCTGATGCATCAGGCGTATTGCCTCCAATCAGTAAGTTATCAAAAGAGCAAGCTATGTACCATTTCTTAAGCGGTTACACTAGTAAACTAGCAGGAACAGAGCGCGGTGTTACATCTCCGCAAGCTACATTCTCTACTTGCTTCGGTTCACCATTCTTACCGCTTGATGCATCTCGTTATGCTGAAATGCTTGGTGAAAAAATCGAGAAACATAATGCAAAAGTATTCTTAGTAAACACTGGCTGGACTGGTGGCGAATACGGTGTTGGTAAACGTATGAACTTAGGTTACACTCGTGCAATGATTCAAGCAGCACTAAGCGGTGAACTTGCTAAAGCTGAAACTGCAAAACACGACATCTTTGGCCTTGAAGTACCTTGTCACGTTCCAGGTGTACCTGACGAAGTATTAATGCCTGAACAAACTTGGGCTGATAAAGATGCTTACAAAGCGAAAGCAATTGAGCTTGCAAACGAATTTAAAGAAAACTTCAAAAAATTCGATAGCGTTTCTGAAGATATTATTAACTTAGGCGGTCCAATCGCTTAA
- a CDS encoding ATP-binding protein, with amino-acid sequence MGESFLSAKEEKKNAKIFLWVIHVIVIVYEVAYAIILEDTMPLGNWHKVIWKLAYIMAILGISVYLFERGKAYLVKYTYLFAYMIAETFNIGWYAFHNTIAFDEGNVIEYIFIFFVPIFLSKRYLFVLAPFLIGKYMIYLFVFGELNLFMSLVINMVLLFVSFIILNRFLQYLSAVKGRIAEASQSQKLAVIGKMAATVGHEIKNPLASLKGFTQLQKEKHEKDATYEQMILEIENMNNMISELMEVATCKPSVYEKHIVSDILVQAVENMREKMNELNINCTFNEEQNRSEIECDKRKLKGVFLYVIKNALEAMEHGGTLKIQVENKKRDYVIVRIVDSGFGIKKDNLGRVKDAFYTTKQDRIGLGLTVAERIMTEHLGELHISSEVKKGTRVEILLPKKCERNVTQD; translated from the coding sequence GTGGGAGAGAGTTTTCTATCAGCTAAAGAAGAAAAGAAAAACGCTAAGATTTTCTTATGGGTAATACATGTTATTGTAATTGTATACGAGGTTGCATACGCGATTATATTAGAAGATACAATGCCTTTAGGAAATTGGCATAAAGTGATATGGAAGCTTGCATATATTATGGCTATATTAGGTATTAGTGTTTACTTATTTGAGAGAGGAAAAGCATATTTAGTTAAATATACATATTTATTTGCATACATGATTGCAGAGACTTTTAATATTGGATGGTATGCTTTTCATAATACAATAGCATTTGATGAAGGGAATGTAATTGAATATATTTTCATTTTCTTCGTACCGATATTTTTGAGTAAAAGATATTTATTTGTCTTAGCGCCATTTCTTATAGGGAAATATATGATATACCTATTTGTATTTGGAGAACTTAACTTGTTTATGTCTCTTGTTATAAATATGGTGTTACTTTTCGTGTCATTTATTATTTTAAATCGATTTTTACAATATCTTTCAGCAGTAAAGGGACGTATTGCAGAGGCAAGTCAGTCACAAAAATTGGCGGTTATCGGAAAAATGGCAGCGACAGTCGGACATGAAATTAAAAACCCACTTGCTTCATTAAAAGGGTTTACGCAATTACAAAAAGAGAAACACGAAAAAGATGCAACATATGAACAAATGATTCTCGAAATCGAAAATATGAATAATATGATTAGTGAATTAATGGAGGTTGCTACATGTAAACCTTCTGTTTATGAAAAACACATTGTAAGTGATATTTTAGTACAAGCGGTAGAAAACATGCGCGAAAAAATGAACGAGTTAAATATAAATTGCACCTTTAATGAAGAGCAAAATAGAAGTGAAATTGAATGTGATAAACGCAAATTAAAAGGAGTATTTTTGTATGTTATTAAAAATGCTTTAGAGGCAATGGAGCATGGCGGAACATTAAAAATACAAGTTGAAAATAAAAAAAGAGATTACGTAATAGTAAGGATAGTAGATAGTGGTTTTGGGATAAAAAAGGATAATTTAGGAAGAGTTAAGGATGCTTTTTATACAACAAAGCAAGATAGAATTGGATTAGGTCTTACGGTAGCGGAGCGAATTATGACAGAGCATCTTGGAGAATTACACATTTCTAGTGAAGTAAAGAAAGGGACGAGAGTAGAAATACTACTCCCGAAAAAATGTGAGCGCAATGTGACACAAGATTAA
- the metK gene encoding methionine adenosyltransferase, translating into MTKKRHLFTSESVTEGHPDKICDQISDSILDAILAKDANARVACETTVTTGLVLVAGEITTSTYVDIPKIVRETIQGIGYTRAKYGFDAETCAVLTSIDEQSADIAMGVDQALEAREGLMTDAEIEAIGAGDQGLMFGFACNETQELMPLPISLAHKLARRLTEVRKDDTLSYLRPDGKTQVTVEYDENGKPVRVDTIVISTQHHPDVTWEEIDRDLKEHVIKAVVPAELMDGETKFFINPTGRFVIGGPQGDAGLTGRKIIVDTYGGYARHGGGAFSGKDATKVDRSAAYAARYVAKNIVAAGLADKAEVQLAYAIGVAQPVSISVDTFGTGKVSEDVLVELVRNNFDLRPAGIIKMLDLRRPIYKQTAAYGHFGRTDVDLTWERTDKAATLKEQAGL; encoded by the coding sequence ATGACAAAAAAACGTCATCTGTTCACATCTGAGTCTGTAACTGAAGGACATCCAGATAAAATTTGTGACCAAATTTCTGATTCAATTTTAGATGCGATCTTAGCAAAGGACGCAAATGCACGTGTAGCTTGTGAAACAACTGTAACAACTGGTTTAGTATTGGTAGCGGGGGAAATTACGACTTCTACTTACGTAGATATTCCAAAAATCGTTCGTGAAACAATTCAAGGCATTGGTTACACACGCGCAAAATATGGATTCGATGCAGAAACTTGTGCAGTTTTAACATCTATCGATGAGCAATCTGCTGACATCGCTATGGGTGTTGACCAAGCGCTAGAAGCACGCGAAGGTCTAATGACTGACGCTGAGATTGAGGCAATTGGTGCAGGAGACCAAGGTTTAATGTTTGGCTTCGCATGTAATGAAACACAAGAATTAATGCCACTTCCAATCTCGCTTGCTCACAAATTAGCTCGTCGTTTAACTGAAGTACGTAAAGATGACACATTATCATACTTACGTCCGGATGGAAAAACGCAAGTTACAGTTGAGTATGATGAAAATGGTAAACCTGTACGTGTGGATACAATTGTAATTTCTACACAGCATCATCCAGATGTTACATGGGAAGAAATCGATCGCGATTTAAAAGAACATGTAATTAAAGCTGTAGTTCCAGCAGAATTAATGGATGGAGAAACGAAATTCTTCATTAACCCAACTGGCCGTTTCGTAATTGGTGGACCACAAGGTGATGCTGGTTTAACAGGACGTAAAATCATCGTTGATACTTACGGTGGATACGCTCGCCATGGCGGTGGTGCATTCTCTGGTAAAGATGCAACGAAAGTTGACCGTTCAGCAGCATATGCAGCTCGTTATGTTGCGAAAAACATCGTAGCAGCTGGTCTTGCTGACAAAGCAGAAGTACAACTTGCATACGCAATCGGCGTAGCGCAACCAGTATCAATTTCAGTTGATACATTTGGCACTGGTAAAGTATCTGAAGACGTACTAGTGGAACTAGTTCGTAACAACTTCGATCTTCGCCCAGCTGGTATTATTAAAATGCTAGACTTACGTCGCCCAATTTACAAACAAACAGCAGCTTACGGCCACTTCGGACGTACTGATGTAGATCTTACATGGGAACGTACAGACAAAGCAGCTACTTTAAAAGAGCAAGCTGGTCTATAA